A DNA window from Streptomyces sp. CA-278952 contains the following coding sequences:
- the guaB gene encoding IMP dehydrogenase, with the protein MTANVDGVPEKFATLGLTYDDVLLLPGASEVLPNAVDTSSLISRNVRVNIPLLSAAMDKVTEARMAIAMARQGGVGVLHRNLSVEDQVNQVDLVKRSESGMVTDPITVHPDATLGEADALCAKFRISGVPVTDPAGKLLGIVTNRDMAFESDRSRQVREVMTPMPLVTGRVGISGVEAMELLRRHKIEKLPLVDEAGILKGLITVKDFKKAEQYPNAAKDAEGRLLVGAAVGASPEALDRAQALASAGVDFLIVDTSHGHNSNALDWMAKIKSSVGVDVIGGNVATRDGAQALIDAGVDGVKVGVGPGSICTTRVVAGIGVPQVTAIYEAALAARAAGVPVIGDGGLQYSGDIGKALAAGADSVMLGSLLAGCEESPGELMFINGKQFKSYRGMGSLGAMQSRGQGRSYSKDRYFQAEVSSDDKLVPEGIEGQVPYRGPLANVLHQLVGGLRQTMGYVGAASVDQMESKGRFVRITSAGLKESHPHDIQMTVEAPNYSRK; encoded by the coding sequence ATGACTGCAAACGTCGACGGAGTGCCCGAGAAGTTCGCGACGCTCGGGCTGACCTACGACGACGTGCTGCTGTTGCCCGGCGCGTCCGAGGTCCTGCCCAACGCGGTCGACACCTCGTCGCTCATCTCGCGCAACGTACGGGTGAACATCCCCCTGCTGTCGGCCGCCATGGACAAGGTGACCGAGGCACGGATGGCCATCGCCATGGCCCGTCAGGGCGGCGTCGGCGTGCTGCACCGCAATCTCTCGGTCGAGGACCAGGTCAACCAGGTCGACCTGGTCAAGCGCTCCGAGTCGGGCATGGTCACCGACCCGATCACCGTGCACCCCGACGCCACGCTCGGCGAGGCGGACGCCCTCTGCGCGAAGTTCCGCATCAGCGGGGTGCCGGTCACCGACCCGGCGGGCAAGCTCCTCGGCATCGTCACCAACCGCGACATGGCCTTCGAGTCGGACCGGTCGCGCCAGGTGCGCGAGGTCATGACGCCGATGCCGCTCGTCACCGGGCGGGTCGGGATCTCCGGCGTGGAGGCCATGGAGCTGCTGCGCCGCCACAAGATCGAGAAGCTGCCGCTGGTCGACGAGGCGGGCATCCTCAAGGGCCTCATCACGGTCAAGGACTTCAAGAAGGCCGAGCAGTACCCGAACGCCGCCAAGGACGCCGAAGGCCGTCTGCTGGTCGGCGCGGCCGTCGGCGCCAGCCCCGAGGCGCTGGACCGCGCGCAGGCCCTCGCCTCCGCCGGGGTCGACTTCCTGATCGTCGACACCTCGCACGGACACAACAGCAACGCCCTCGACTGGATGGCGAAGATCAAGTCGAGCGTCGGCGTCGACGTCATCGGCGGCAACGTCGCCACCCGCGACGGCGCGCAGGCCCTGATCGACGCCGGAGTCGACGGCGTGAAGGTCGGCGTCGGCCCGGGCTCGATCTGTACCACCCGCGTGGTCGCCGGCATCGGCGTCCCGCAGGTCACCGCGATCTACGAGGCCGCGCTCGCCGCCCGTGCCGCGGGCGTCCCGGTGATCGGCGACGGCGGCCTCCAGTACAGCGGCGACATCGGCAAGGCACTGGCCGCCGGCGCGGACAGCGTGATGCTGGGCAGCCTCCTCGCGGGCTGCGAGGAGTCCCCGGGCGAGCTGATGTTCATCAACGGCAAGCAGTTCAAGTCGTACCGCGGCATGGGCTCGCTGGGCGCCATGCAGTCCCGCGGACAGGGCCGGTCCTACTCCAAGGACCGCTACTTCCAGGCCGAGGTGTCCTCGGACGACAAGCTCGTCCCCGAGGGCATCGAGGGCCAGGTGCCCTACCGCGGCCCGCTGGCCAACGTCCTCCACCAGCTCGTCGGCGGCCTCCGCCAGACCATGGGCTACGTCGGCGCCGCGTCCGTCGACCAGATGGAGAGCAAGGGCCGGTTCGTCCGGATCACGTCGGCGGGTCTCAAGGAGAGCCACCCGCACGACATCCAGATGACGGTGGAAGCACCGAACTACAGCCGTAAGTAA
- a CDS encoding GuaB3 family IMP dehydrogenase-related protein, which produces MTEIEIGRGKRGRRAYAFDDIAVVPSRRTRDPKEVSIAWQIDAYRFELPFLAAPMDSVVSPQHAIRIGELGGLGVLNLEGLWTRHADPQPLLDEIAEMPVESATRRLQEIYSAPIQEELIGQRIKEVRDSGVVTAAALSPQRTAQFSKAVVDAGVDIFVIRGTTVSAEHVSGAAEPLNLKQFIYELDVPVIVGGCATYTAALHLMRTGAAGVLVGFGGGAAHTTRNVFGIQVPMATAVADVAGARRDYMDESGGRYVHVIADGGVGWSGDLPKAIACGADAVMMGSPLARATDAPGRGRHWGMEAVHEDVPRGKLVDLGPVGTTEEVLTGPSHTPDGSMNIFGALRRAMATTGYSDLKEFQRVEVTVADSQHRR; this is translated from the coding sequence GTGACTGAGATCGAGATCGGGCGCGGCAAGCGCGGCCGCCGGGCTTACGCATTCGACGACATCGCTGTCGTTCCGAGCCGTCGCACCCGGGACCCGAAGGAGGTCTCGATCGCCTGGCAGATCGATGCCTACCGCTTCGAGCTGCCGTTCCTGGCCGCTCCCATGGACTCCGTGGTCTCCCCGCAGCACGCCATCCGGATCGGTGAGCTCGGCGGTCTGGGCGTGCTGAACCTGGAAGGCCTGTGGACCCGGCACGCCGACCCGCAGCCGCTGCTCGACGAGATCGCCGAGATGCCGGTCGAGTCCGCGACCCGCCGGCTCCAGGAGATCTACTCCGCCCCCATCCAGGAGGAGCTGATCGGGCAGCGCATCAAGGAGGTGCGCGACTCCGGCGTCGTCACCGCCGCCGCGCTCTCCCCGCAGCGCACCGCCCAGTTCTCCAAGGCGGTCGTCGACGCGGGCGTCGACATCTTCGTCATCCGCGGTACGACGGTCTCCGCCGAGCACGTCTCGGGCGCGGCCGAGCCGCTGAACCTGAAGCAGTTCATCTACGAGCTGGACGTCCCGGTCATCGTCGGCGGCTGCGCCACGTACACCGCCGCCCTGCACCTGATGCGGACCGGTGCCGCCGGTGTCCTCGTCGGCTTCGGCGGCGGCGCCGCGCACACCACGCGCAACGTCTTCGGCATCCAGGTCCCGATGGCCACGGCCGTCGCGGACGTCGCCGGCGCCCGCCGCGACTACATGGACGAGTCCGGCGGCCGTTACGTGCACGTCATCGCCGACGGCGGCGTCGGCTGGTCCGGCGACCTGCCGAAGGCCATCGCCTGCGGTGCGGACGCCGTGATGATGGGCTCCCCGCTGGCCCGCGCGACGGACGCGCCCGGCCGCGGCCGCCACTGGGGCATGGAGGCGGTCCACGAGGACGTGCCGCGCGGCAAGCTGGTCGACCTCGGCCCGGTCGGGACGACGGAGGAGGTCCTCACCGGTCCTTCGCACACCCCGGACGGTTCGATGAACATCTTCGGCGCCCTGCGCCGCGCGATGGCCACCACCGGCTACAGCGACCTGAAGGAGTTCCAGCGCGTCGAGGTGACGGTGGCGGACTCGCAGCACCGCCGCTGA
- a CDS encoding glycerol-3-phosphate dehydrogenase/oxidase codes for MRTATLGPAERTVALAAMAERELDVLVVGAGVVGAGTALDAATRGLSTGLVEARDWASGTSSRSSKLIHGGLRYLEMLDFALVREALKERGLLLERLAPHLVKPVPFLYPLQHKGWERLYAGSGVALYDAMSVSSGHGRGLPVHRHLSRKHALRVAPALKKDALVGALQYYDAQMDDARFVTELVRTAASYGAQVANAARVIGFLREGERVVGALVRDVEGGTEYEIRAKQVVNATGVWTDDTQGLIGERGQFHVRASKGIHLVVPKDRIHSSTGLILRTEKSVLFVIPWGRHWIIGTTDTDWDLDKAHPAASSADIDYLLQHVNSVLNTPLTRDDVQGVYAGLRPLLAGESDATSKLSREHTVAHPAPGLVVVAGGKYTTYRVMAKDAVDEAVHGLDQRVAACVTEDTPLLGAEGYKALWNARARIAARTGLHVARVEHLLNRYGSMTEEILELILADPTLGEPLPAADDYLRAEIVYAASHEGARHLDDVLTRRTRISIETFDRGTRSARLCAELMAPVLGWDEGRVDREVEHYEKRVEAERESQRQPDDLTADAARLGAPDIVPI; via the coding sequence GTGAGGACAGCGACACTGGGACCCGCCGAGCGCACCGTCGCGCTCGCCGCCATGGCCGAGCGCGAACTGGACGTGCTGGTCGTGGGGGCGGGCGTGGTCGGCGCGGGCACGGCGCTGGACGCCGCCACCAGAGGCCTCTCGACCGGCCTGGTCGAGGCGCGCGACTGGGCGTCCGGCACATCGAGCAGGTCGAGCAAGCTGATCCACGGCGGTCTGCGCTATCTGGAGATGCTCGACTTCGCCCTGGTCCGGGAGGCGCTCAAGGAGCGCGGGCTGCTCCTGGAACGGCTGGCCCCGCACCTGGTGAAGCCCGTGCCCTTCCTCTACCCCTTGCAGCACAAGGGCTGGGAGCGGCTCTACGCCGGCTCCGGCGTCGCGCTGTACGACGCGATGTCGGTCTCCTCCGGCCACGGCCGCGGCCTCCCCGTCCACCGCCACCTCTCCCGCAAGCACGCCCTGCGGGTCGCCCCCGCGCTGAAGAAGGACGCCCTGGTCGGCGCCCTCCAGTACTACGACGCCCAGATGGACGACGCCCGCTTCGTCACCGAGCTGGTGCGCACCGCCGCGTCCTACGGGGCCCAGGTGGCGAACGCGGCCCGGGTGATCGGCTTCCTCCGCGAGGGCGAGCGGGTCGTGGGCGCGCTCGTGCGGGACGTCGAGGGCGGCACGGAGTACGAGATCCGGGCCAAGCAGGTGGTCAACGCGACCGGCGTGTGGACCGACGACACCCAGGGGCTCATCGGCGAGCGCGGACAGTTCCACGTCCGGGCCTCCAAGGGCATCCACCTGGTCGTCCCCAAGGACCGCATCCACTCCTCCACCGGCCTCATCCTGCGCACCGAGAAGTCCGTCCTCTTCGTCATCCCCTGGGGCCGGCACTGGATCATCGGCACCACGGACACCGACTGGGACCTGGACAAGGCCCACCCCGCCGCCTCCAGCGCCGATATCGACTACCTCCTCCAGCACGTCAACTCCGTCCTGAACACCCCGCTGACCAGGGACGACGTCCAGGGCGTCTACGCCGGACTGCGACCGCTGCTGGCCGGCGAGTCGGACGCCACCAGCAAGCTGTCGCGCGAGCACACGGTGGCCCACCCCGCGCCCGGCCTCGTCGTCGTGGCGGGCGGCAAGTACACGACGTACCGGGTCATGGCCAAGGACGCGGTGGACGAGGCGGTGCACGGACTCGATCAGCGGGTCGCCGCCTGCGTCACCGAGGACACCCCCCTCCTGGGGGCCGAGGGATACAAGGCCCTGTGGAACGCGCGCGCCAGGATCGCGGCCCGGACCGGACTCCATGTCGCCCGGGTGGAGCATCTGCTCAACCGGTACGGCTCAATGACCGAGGAGATTCTGGAACTGATCCTCGCCGACCCCACCCTGGGCGAACCCCTGCCCGCCGCCGACGACTATCTGCGCGCCGAGATCGTCTACGCGGCCTCCCACGAGGGCGCCCGCCATCTGGACGACGTGCTGACCCGGCGCACCCGGATCTCCATCGAGACCTTCGACCGGGGCACCCGCAGCGCCCGGCTCTGCGCGGAGCTGATGGCGCCGGTGCTGGGCTGGGACGAGGGGCGGGTCGACCGGGAGGTCGAGCACTACGAGAAGCGGGTGGAGGCCGAACGCGAATCGCAGCGGCAGCCCGACGACCTCACGGCGGACGCGGCCCGGCTCGGCGCACCGGACATTGTGCCGATCTAG
- a CDS encoding serine/threonine-protein kinase encodes MSEAEQAREPQRDKNGRLLAGRYRLGEVLGRGGMGTVWRADDETLGRTVAVKELRFPGAIDEDEKRRLITRTLREAKAIARIRNNSAVTVYDVVDEDDRPWIVMELIEGKSLAEAIREDGTLTPRRAAEVGLAILDVLRSAHREGILHRDVKPSNVLIAEDGRVVLTDFGIAQVEGDPSVTSTGMLVGAPSYISPERARGHKPGPPADLWSLGGLLYASVEGCPPYDKGSAIATLTAVMTEPLDPPKNAGPLTEVIYGLLARDPDQRLDDAGARALLNDVINAPDVPAPAPADSTQIMALPAAPAADPLVRRTPKQPKAPKQPKPPTGSGESGGGSRDRLRGALRSVRNARTPAAAAGAAAGAAAASASSPAAAAGDPPVASPVAPPKPPSPPGTSAPGAKPAASAPATAKGAVAAPAGTPKSAAASGSVPGQRPPSSVASTRASITDVVPRRTLAIIAAVVALAILGTVLALTLGDDADKGGDTAASAGASAGGADDKGGDTGGGSAGEKGGGQKEGQGTDDGRASADPSADDSDDADDSGSDDAEDDGADPGDALPAGYENVIDTRFHFTMAMPEGFQRTAIAGSNSGGIYNDKRGSFPRVQVDFNSSPKDDAAAAWRGAVGSVKVLSDGYKHGSIKKVEYNGYPTVADWTFERNHNGVRVKVLNRGFKVDAKRGYSIMISCKVDEWEGDDCRTLRETAFATFTPTD; translated from the coding sequence ATGTCGGAGGCGGAGCAGGCACGAGAGCCCCAACGGGACAAGAACGGTCGTCTCCTCGCGGGGCGCTACCGGCTCGGTGAGGTGCTCGGCCGAGGCGGCATGGGTACGGTCTGGCGCGCCGACGACGAGACGCTCGGCCGCACGGTCGCGGTCAAGGAACTGCGGTTCCCCGGGGCGATCGACGAGGACGAGAAGCGCCGGCTGATCACGCGCACCCTGCGTGAGGCCAAGGCGATCGCACGGATCCGCAACAACAGCGCGGTGACCGTCTACGACGTGGTCGACGAGGACGACCGCCCGTGGATCGTCATGGAGCTGATCGAGGGCAAGTCGCTTGCCGAGGCGATCCGCGAGGACGGCACGCTGACGCCGAGGCGGGCGGCAGAGGTCGGGCTCGCCATCCTCGACGTGCTGCGCTCGGCGCACCGCGAGGGCATCCTGCACCGCGACGTGAAGCCGTCCAACGTGCTGATCGCCGAGGACGGGCGCGTCGTGCTCACCGACTTCGGCATCGCCCAGGTCGAGGGCGACCCGTCGGTCACCTCCACCGGCATGCTCGTCGGCGCCCCCTCGTACATCTCGCCGGAGCGCGCCCGCGGTCACAAGCCGGGCCCGCCCGCGGACCTGTGGTCGCTCGGCGGACTGCTGTACGCGAGCGTCGAGGGCTGCCCGCCGTACGACAAGGGCTCGGCCATCGCCACCCTGACGGCCGTGATGACCGAACCGCTCGACCCGCCGAAGAACGCCGGCCCGCTCACCGAGGTCATCTACGGGCTGCTCGCCCGGGATCCCGACCAGCGCCTCGACGACGCCGGGGCACGGGCATTGCTCAACGACGTCATCAACGCCCCCGACGTCCCCGCGCCGGCACCCGCGGACTCCACCCAGATCATGGCGCTGCCGGCGGCGCCCGCCGCCGACCCCCTCGTCAGGAGGACGCCGAAGCAACCCAAGGCCCCGAAGCAGCCGAAGCCGCCCACCGGGTCGGGCGAGTCCGGCGGCGGCTCCCGCGACCGGCTGCGCGGAGCCCTGCGCTCCGTGCGCAACGCGAGGACCCCCGCGGCGGCCGCCGGAGCCGCGGCGGGTGCGGCCGCCGCGTCGGCGAGCTCTCCGGCCGCGGCGGCCGGCGACCCGCCCGTTGCCTCGCCCGTCGCCCCGCCCAAGCCTCCGTCGCCGCCCGGGACTTCCGCCCCGGGTGCGAAGCCCGCCGCGTCCGCCCCGGCGACCGCGAAGGGAGCCGTCGCGGCACCCGCCGGCACCCCGAAGTCCGCGGCGGCGAGTGGATCCGTACCCGGGCAGCGCCCGCCGTCCTCGGTCGCGTCCACGCGTGCCTCGATCACCGACGTGGTGCCGCGCCGCACCCTCGCGATCATCGCGGCCGTCGTCGCGCTGGCCATTCTCGGCACGGTCCTCGCGCTCACGCTCGGCGACGACGCGGACAAGGGCGGCGACACGGCAGCCTCGGCCGGAGCCTCGGCCGGCGGCGCCGACGACAAGGGCGGCGACACCGGCGGCGGTTCGGCCGGCGAGAAGGGCGGCGGTCAGAAGGAGGGCCAGGGCACGGACGACGGCCGGGCCTCGGCCGACCCGTCCGCCGACGACTCCGACGACGCCGACGACTCCGGTTCCGACGACGCCGAGGACGACGGGGCGGACCCGGGCGACGCCCTGCCCGCCGGGTACGAGAACGTCATCGACACCCGGTTCCACTTCACCATGGCGATGCCCGAGGGTTTCCAGCGCACCGCCATCGCGGGCAGCAACTCCGGCGGCATCTACAACGACAAGCGGGGCAGCTTCCCTCGCGTCCAGGTCGACTTCAACAGCTCTCCCAAGGACGACGCGGCGGCCGCCTGGCGCGGGGCCGTCGGGAGCGTCAAGGTCCTCAGCGACGGCTACAAGCACGGCAGCATAAAGAAGGTCGAGTACAACGGCTATCCGACCGTCGCGGACTGGACGTTCGAACGCAACCACAACGGCGTCCGGGTCAAGGTGCTCAACCGGGGATTCAAGGTGGACGCCAAGCGCGGCTACTCGATCATGATCAGCTGCAAGGTGGACGAGTGGGAGGGCGACGATTGCCGGACGCTGCGCGAAACGGCGTTCGCCACGTTCACGCCCACCGACTGA
- a CDS encoding nucleotide sugar dehydrogenase: protein MPADLAVIGLGHLGLPLAQAAVAAGIDTVGYDPDPRPYAELRAGRSPVEGTLTASEIRRMLSGGFRPTTNAAELGRVRTAVICSPTPLGPDRGIDLTALRDAARALAARLRPHTTVLLESAVPPGTTENVLRPLLEEGSGLVAGRDFHLACSPGRLDPGNRTHVLANTPKVIGGLTPACTESAAAFYGRLTDKVVRARGPREAEMTKVLETNFRHVNIALVNEMAVLCHDLGVDLWDVIRCAETKPFGFQPFRPGPGVGGHGVPVDPGCLPYSTRTPGHPLRMVSLAQEINDRMPSYVIQRCATLLNEHGKSVRGARVLLLGVTYKPDTADQEAAPAREIATRLMDMGAQIGYHDPHVLDWRVRERPVPRADSLYEAAAAADLTVLLQQHRTYDLQGLAVKAQLLLDTRGATPAGAAHRL from the coding sequence ATGCCCGCAGACCTCGCCGTCATCGGACTCGGTCACCTCGGCCTGCCCCTCGCGCAGGCCGCCGTGGCCGCCGGGATCGACACCGTCGGCTACGACCCCGACCCACGCCCCTACGCGGAACTCAGAGCGGGCCGCAGCCCGGTCGAGGGCACCCTCACCGCGTCCGAGATCCGCCGCATGCTCTCCGGCGGTTTCCGGCCCACCACCAACGCCGCCGAGCTGGGCCGGGTCCGTACCGCCGTGATCTGCTCCCCCACCCCGCTCGGCCCCGACCGGGGAATCGACCTCACCGCGCTCCGCGACGCCGCCCGCGCACTGGCGGCCCGGCTGCGCCCGCACACCACCGTGCTGCTGGAGTCCGCCGTGCCGCCCGGCACCACCGAGAACGTCCTGCGCCCCCTGCTGGAGGAGGGATCCGGGCTCGTCGCCGGACGCGACTTCCACCTCGCCTGCTCCCCTGGCCGGCTCGACCCCGGCAACCGCACCCACGTCCTGGCCAACACCCCCAAGGTCATCGGCGGCCTCACCCCCGCCTGCACCGAATCGGCGGCCGCCTTCTACGGACGGCTCACCGACAAGGTCGTCCGGGCCCGCGGACCGCGCGAGGCGGAGATGACGAAGGTGCTGGAGACCAACTTCCGGCACGTCAACATCGCGCTGGTCAACGAGATGGCGGTGCTCTGCCACGACCTCGGCGTCGACCTCTGGGACGTCATCCGGTGCGCCGAGACCAAGCCGTTCGGCTTCCAGCCCTTCCGGCCGGGACCCGGCGTCGGCGGGCACGGCGTCCCGGTGGACCCGGGCTGCCTGCCCTACAGCACCCGCACCCCCGGGCACCCGCTGCGGATGGTCTCGCTGGCGCAGGAGATCAACGACCGCATGCCCAGTTACGTCATCCAGCGCTGCGCCACCCTCCTCAACGAGCACGGCAAGTCCGTCCGGGGCGCACGCGTCCTGCTGCTCGGCGTCACCTACAAGCCGGACACCGCCGACCAGGAGGCCGCCCCCGCCCGCGAGATCGCCACCCGGCTGATGGACATGGGCGCCCAGATCGGCTACCACGACCCGCACGTCCTGGACTGGCGGGTGCGCGAACGCCCCGTCCCGCGCGCCGACTCGCTGTACGAGGCGGCGGCCGCGGCCGACCTGACCGTACTGCTCCAGCAGCACCGCACCTACGACCTCCAGGGCCTCGCGGTCAAGGCCCAACTGCTCCTGGACACCCGGGGAGCCACTCCGGCGGGGGCGGCGCACCGGCTCTGA
- a CDS encoding protein kinase has protein sequence MDDYAGRVLADRYRLPLPPSDGYELAETRAFDTYSGQEVLIRQVPLPEIVDAEVLDADGQPSASGRATGRAVRRSTDPAVRRAIEAAQAAAQVPDHPRLDQVFDVFAEAGSLWIVSELVAARPLAALLAERPLNPYRAAEIGSDVLTALRVLHAHGWTHRNITVRTVLVCDDGRVMLTGLAAGAAEEALCGYAPGPEPETDPVAGPTTYGIPAVEAAPPRELDGAYALPPAGRETEYAPVEGYGTVDDGEGYAAVEEYAEYEEYADADVQEHADDGGGDDRPDRGDQGLSLPSLPQGYAPRRDDDRDDRRYGDRPENRYGDRSGDRYDLPPGGPEAEPFASHAGQEIVPRPAAPAVPYTAVPPPAEPGAASAAQLRAARAGAIAAYRAGARAAARVTEDRQQTDRAPADLTKSPPEGHAPAPSTSGITGAGAGAGVDTDADADTGILPPQRPAPGAPAADAPVTPQLTSPWGISAEDPYDDEDDEDDEEGPRPPGRRVHLAGTWDDGPGARPVSAGGSGEDALRADSRRPGPPAPAPKQLARTASPRDARTAPGAWEEAVAGGDEPAVYRGPATPLAAERARQARIAVVGAVTERWAPEQAGPVHENWQLAPPIGPSTDLWALGALLYRAVQGHAPYPEENAAELVQMVCGEPPAFAEECGPLRPVVESLLRQDPTERPDFEELRGWLRSLVRSAPEPEAGADVVTLPAPDATRLPVVRRRGELVRRRRGRFGGGSAHGRHRQGKRQQPPKQRGGGKQRDRQESLLPPDRSVRMPVEAWEEERPARAPRAPKGPRVLREPPRRGEESSSPRRLGRLLLVLILLLMAAAVAYAVMFLPKQEPGKDSGAPTSPAGSAAPPAASGQPEPSASAGGSADPGSQQPQTSRSAVALAPGYALREDAEGFEVGVPKDWQRSPANADRQIRYGSDGFTLLVVPGRDTVKAGGADPLDYQRDKEPELQPFRDSTWSSSSGLRRVDVGRQAMAEGQFTWQESGGREVYVRNLAMIVDGRYHVIQVIGPESDRDRVTEIYEQAVASYRVT, from the coding sequence GTGGACGACTATGCGGGTCGGGTGCTTGCCGACCGCTACCGCCTTCCGCTGCCCCCGTCCGATGGGTACGAACTGGCCGAGACCCGGGCGTTCGACACCTACAGCGGACAGGAAGTCCTGATCCGCCAGGTGCCGTTGCCGGAGATCGTGGACGCGGAGGTGCTCGACGCCGACGGGCAGCCCTCCGCCTCCGGACGCGCCACCGGGCGAGCGGTCCGCCGCAGCACGGACCCGGCGGTCCGGAGGGCGATCGAGGCCGCGCAGGCCGCCGCCCAGGTGCCCGATCACCCCCGGCTCGACCAGGTCTTCGACGTGTTCGCCGAAGCGGGCTCGCTGTGGATAGTGAGCGAGCTCGTCGCGGCCCGTCCGCTCGCCGCCCTCCTCGCCGAACGCCCCCTCAACCCCTACCGGGCGGCCGAGATCGGCTCCGACGTGCTCACCGCCCTGCGGGTGCTGCACGCCCACGGCTGGACCCACCGCAACATCACCGTGCGCACGGTCCTGGTGTGCGACGACGGTCGCGTCATGCTCACCGGTCTCGCGGCGGGCGCCGCCGAGGAGGCGCTCTGCGGATACGCCCCCGGACCGGAGCCCGAAACCGACCCGGTGGCCGGTCCCACGACGTACGGCATCCCGGCCGTCGAGGCCGCCCCGCCGAGAGAGCTCGACGGGGCCTACGCGCTCCCGCCGGCCGGAAGGGAGACGGAGTACGCGCCGGTCGAGGGCTACGGAACCGTCGACGACGGCGAGGGCTACGCGGCTGTCGAGGAGTACGCGGAGTACGAGGAGTACGCGGACGCGGACGTCCAGGAGCACGCCGATGACGGCGGCGGCGACGACCGGCCGGACCGGGGGGACCAGGGTCTTTCCCTTCCGTCGCTGCCGCAGGGGTACGCACCGCGCCGGGACGACGACCGGGACGACCGGCGGTATGGCGACCGGCCCGAGAACCGGTATGGCGACCGGTCCGGCGACCGCTATGACCTGCCGCCGGGCGGCCCGGAAGCCGAGCCCTTCGCGTCGCATGCCGGGCAGGAGATCGTCCCGCGCCCCGCCGCCCCCGCCGTCCCGTACACCGCCGTGCCGCCCCCCGCCGAGCCGGGCGCCGCGAGCGCCGCCCAGCTGCGGGCCGCGCGCGCCGGAGCCATCGCCGCCTACCGGGCGGGCGCACGGGCCGCCGCCCGGGTCACCGAGGACCGGCAGCAGACCGACCGCGCCCCGGCCGACCTCACGAAGTCGCCGCCGGAAGGACACGCGCCCGCACCGAGCACCAGCGGTATCACCGGAGCCGGAGCCGGAGCCGGAGTCGACACGGACGCGGACGCGGACACCGGCATCCTCCCGCCGCAGCGCCCGGCGCCCGGCGCTCCGGCCGCTGACGCCCCCGTGACCCCCCAACTGACCTCCCCCTGGGGCATCTCCGCCGAGGACCCCTACGACGACGAGGACGACGAGGACGACGAGGAAGGCCCCCGGCCGCCGGGCCGCCGCGTGCACCTCGCCGGGACCTGGGACGACGGACCCGGTGCGCGGCCCGTCTCCGCGGGCGGCTCCGGCGAGGACGCGCTGCGCGCCGACTCCCGGCGCCCCGGCCCGCCGGCCCCGGCCCCCAAGCAGCTCGCCCGCACCGCCTCGCCCCGGGACGCGCGGACCGCCCCCGGGGCCTGGGAGGAGGCCGTCGCGGGCGGTGACGAACCCGCCGTCTACCGGGGTCCCGCCACCCCGCTCGCCGCCGAACGCGCCCGCCAGGCACGGATCGCCGTCGTCGGAGCCGTCACCGAGCGCTGGGCGCCCGAGCAGGCGGGCCCCGTCCACGAGAACTGGCAGCTCGCGCCCCCGATCGGCCCCTCCACCGACCTGTGGGCGCTCGGCGCACTGCTCTACCGTGCCGTCCAGGGCCACGCCCCCTACCCCGAGGAGAACGCGGCCGAGCTCGTCCAGATGGTGTGCGGGGAGCCGCCCGCCTTCGCGGAGGAGTGCGGCCCGCTGCGGCCCGTCGTCGAGTCGTTGCTGCGCCAGGACCCCACGGAGCGGCCGGACTTCGAGGAGCTGCGCGGCTGGCTGCGCTCGCTGGTGCGCTCCGCGCCGGAGCCGGAGGCGGGCGCCGATGTCGTCACCCTGCCCGCGCCCGACGCCACCCGGCTCCCCGTCGTACGCCGCCGGGGCGAGCTGGTCCGCCGACGGCGGGGCCGTTTCGGCGGCGGCTCGGCGCACGGCAGGCACCGCCAGGGGAAGCGTCAGCAACCGCCGAAGCAGCGCGGCGGCGGCAAGCAGCGCGACCGGCAGGAGTCGCTGCTGCCGCCCGACCGGTCCGTGCGGATGCCCGTGGAGGCCTGGGAGGAGGAGCGCCCGGCCCGCGCACCCCGTGCGCCCAAGGGGCCCCGGGTGCTGCGGGAACCGCCGCGCCGGGGCGAGGAGTCCTCCTCCCCGCGCCGTCTGGGCCGGCTGCTGCTCGTCCTCATCCTGCTGCTGATGGCCGCCGCCGTCGCGTACGCCGTGATGTTCCTGCCGAAGCAGGAGCCGGGCAAGGACAGTGGAGCGCCGACGTCGCCCGCCGGCTCCGCCGCACCGCCCGCCGCCTCGGGGCAGCCCGAGCCGTCCGCCTCGGCGGGCGGCTCCGCCGACCCCGGCTCCCAGCAGCCGCAGACCAGCCGGTCGGCCGTGGCGCTCGCCCCCGGCTACGCGCTCCGCGAGGACGCGGAGGGCTTCGAGGTCGGCGTACCGAAGGACTGGCAGCGCAGCCCCGCCAACGCGGACCGGCAGATCCGCTACGGCAGCGACGGGTTCACCCTGCTCGTGGTGCCGGGCAGGGACACGGTCAAGGCGGGGGGCGCCGATCCGCTGGACTACCAGCGGGACAAGGAGCCCGAGCTCCAGCCGTTCCGGGACTCCACCTGGTCCTCCTCGTCCGGACTGCGCCGGGTCGACGTCGGCCGGCAGGCCATGGCCGAGGGGCAGTTCACCTGGCAGGAGAGCGGCGGGCGCGAGGTGTACGTCCGCAATCTCGCCATGATCGTCGACGGCAGGTACCACGTCATCCAGGTCATCGGGCCCGAGAGCGACCGGGACAGGGTCACCGAGATCTACGAGCAGGCCGTCGCCTCGTACCGGGTCACCTGA